AGGTTGCATCACTTAAGTATGTAAAAACCTCTATAAATCCTTTATTGTGCTACAAATGTCAGATTGAGGTTGTAGGAATGTTTCTAAGGCTCAACACCCTCCATCTGTAGAACCTGTCAGCTGTCTGAGTAGGGTCATCCACATAGAGATCCATACATTTTGTGTGCAAAGTAATGCTATTCATGTGTACTTGCCTCTCTAGGCCAAACATTGCCTGTACCCCAGAAACATGTACTGGTGTATACTGTGCAACTAAGGTAAGTATAGATACATTTATCTCTGAGGCACTGTTGGTAGGACAATAGGACTTCTAAATAATATTCCATTGTATAAAAATACCATGAGAGGAGcaaatataattacatataacTGGGGTAAAATGAACAAAACAGCCTTAAAACAAAAACGTAGAAACACTTTAATTTACATATCAAACTAGAACACATTCACAATAAAACATGTAAATAGGGTAAGGATTTCCAATTAGTtaacatttgtaaaaaatattgcaTCAAGTAATATATAGCTCAAGGTTTATACACCATCCCACCCAATTCTCTTCAATTTACAACAGAATTTAGAGGTTCTGCTCGGATGTTTCCTAAATCCAATGAAGAGTCTGTCTCTTCATCAATTTCTCCAATAACTGCCCTGTAAACAAGGAGACAAAAAACAAAGTGTTACAAAGCGATAGACAATATAACAAACCATATTAAAATGCCTTTACGGACACTTTTAGATGCAGAAAACGTTTATTGttgaacatttaaaaatatttgctcTGCTTCGAGCTGGGACATAAAGCAATCATTGTAAGTGTACCCTCCTGGCTGTTTTATTTATAGCTTAGAGGGTGGAACTTTGTAGCTTTATAAAACATCAGGGGCGGGGCAGGGCTTGACCGCCTTGCTGGCTGGATTGGATTCTCTAAGCGAGAGCCCTTAAACGGTTTCCTAATTATTAGTAACTCATTGGGGCACTTATATTCTGTCAGAAATTCGGCTAGACCACTGTGCAATGGCTGATAGCGGCATTTATGTCTATTTTGCTGGtctggtgggggtgatcccggtcctcaccctggagGACCCATGCTCTCAATGACCGTTTGGTGATATCTGAGAACTCTGAAACCACAGCGTGCTACCAAAAATGGCAGATGCCTTGAGTATGCTAGGCTCATGTAGTGAGCAAACATATCTTCACCAAGCTTGATGCTTTATTTACAAACAATTCAGGAGGAAGGTAACCAAGCGACTGAAGAGATTGGCTGTGCAGGAGTCTGCAATGAGACGCCAGAGAGAAGTGAAATACTTAGAGGCAGAAAGTACTGGTTAAGGTGAAGACACCCAGATCATCACGGTGAAGTTGGGTGCTGCCCACTAACAGGCCTTCGTTTACAGGAGAAGCATCCAGTACCTACCCAAACAGCTAAGCCACCGGGATAGATATCGACTTTCTCAATGGGTCCACCTCCACACCCAAGCGGACTGCAACCACTAGGGATACTCTCCCCAAAGACAAGCCAGCGAGAGCAGGAATTTGTTTTGACCCAGAAGTGAATAGGCTGAACAGGAACTAGACCTTTTGCAGTCAAGCTTGCAGCTCACTTGACAAAGACCAATTTGGGTCAAAGGTTTGCTGGATACGGTCTTCCAAATAAATATTACCTTTTGAgcatgagtgcctggaccttcctTTTTCCACTTGAAATCTACTGTTTCAGGATTGTGCTAGCTCCTGGCCTGGTAGCACCCCCTTTGGCTTATTTCAACGAGtgcagtttattttatattttgctgcGATATATCTGCAGCTAATGGTATGTCACCTATGAATCTTCCTGTAGAGCTCTGTTTTTCTTAGAATTTCTTGTGTATTATTTTGGCTCCTTTTGCCTTCACTTGTGCAACTTAAGTTACACCGTGACTCATCAGGGGGACAGAGGGGTGCCTGGAAGACTCTATACCGTTGTAATTTTCAATAGCCTGTTGAGCCACATATTTAATCTCTATATCTCCAGCGGCAAATTTTTGTGCATTATATTTTGCAGTAACTTTCATGTCCTAGACAAGCGTTTCTATAAACTTGATGTTTCCTACTCACTATGCCATCGGACATGTCATCTATTTTGTTTACTacatatgttttataaaatgcaaaagagtaataagcgctctcttctcaagggtgagcagcagttcaccaacaaggtgttccctctaccttgtgataaatggacagataaaatagaaaggtgaacagcgctaaagatcagaaaatgtatatacgtttagtagaaatactggccagcggagtaacttaaaaaaagagaaacaaaaatacaatacagaaagccgaagctttctcaaaagtgaatgagacttttcacttttgagaaagcttcggcgaaacgcgtcaagtgaggaagaattttggacttttatacaggactggttttatagtttattattcactttttacttattgtattaaagtatatatattttttaaactatccagtcatttctcttgtcctccttcctatctaatactgctttgctgctatacctgggtccactatatcccgaggtggggattattccacctaaaattctccaaactagagcaggtcgttgctctagtatataaatccatagacggggattattccgtccaggctcttaacaccgagctgatatagctcctcaaagtgtgagtgtgaatataacacctttgttcttgtggaattatagcgttcatacatactgtaccattatttgtatttttgtttctctttttttaagttactccgctggccagtatttctactaaacgtatgtacattttctgatctttagcgctgttcacctttatATGTTTTATAACACAAAAATAGTGCAGGACATAGTTGGATAAGCATTGTTGTTTGTCTATATTACTCTTTACATTTACTGttacactgcaaaaataaagaatttataaaaataaaaaaaggggggggaacttTTAAGGGGCATTCTATTAAAAGCCATAAAGTACTACGGCAAGCTGAAATGAGTTAAGGATTTGGTGTATTCCTTTAAAACAATAACATGAAACAAATGTGAACAAGATTGGATTCAGAATAGTATTTCTACATGAACTGCAATACTGCATAGAAtagttacttttattattatctttatttataAAGACCCAATTTATTTCACATAATTGCAGTGGGAAATATCTGAAATACATTGGGGCTTTATAAATAAAGGTAAAGCTTatagtcctttaagagatccctctctacatacctcaaaacagattgcacgtgtcatggttgattatatatttcttacctgttctatgttacattttgtatatattgtgtattaatattgtttttgtattttagtgtaccctattgtatcaatgcgatgttttgtggacccaggacatacttgaaaacaagagaaatcgcaatgtatctttcctggtagaatattttataaattattaaaacCAACAAATAAAGGACAAACAATGGTAAATAAACTAATTATGCTGAACAGAAGAGATAAGGAGGCCACTGTTCAAATAACTTCAAAGCACAGCATCGGCCAGTCAGCAAGGCATCCATTTCTAACAGAAGTCATTTTGCTGGGTAAGAATACTCACACATTGTCTCCCCTTACAATGTACAGTCCCAGCACAACTTGTTCCACTCCTTGGTTAGAACTAAATACTCTTTCATGACTTTCATCCAAAATCAAGTTAATCGTCTGATCAAAGCCTTTGAGAGTTCCCtgaaataaacacacaaacatatgtcttagaaaataatgtaaatatcAGTTTATATTACTGCAGTTACCTCTACATTTCTAAGGGTGTcacatattaaaaattaaagGCTGGTTCTCCAAAAGCAGAATATATGTAAGACTGAAGGGATCTTGGCACGACAAAAGACATGTTCAAACATCATTTAAAAAGACAACTGGAACAATCCCATTGTTTATGATTCTGTTTCCAAATAATGGTACTTAATAGCTGTGCTTTCTACTAAGGGTGTGGTtccattaaacatttttatataaagaGATGTGAGATTCGAAAAAactgtttaaaggatcactacatgTATCAAACATACAGgatcaaacatgtattcctgaccctagtgtaaaaaccaccatctagtccccctgggcccctcatgcctccataaatatagcaaaatcttactgtattcaagcctgaagctgtaactctgcatgcagtttgactcagaaaaacaagcagtctgctgacatcatcagaagtggtagcctgatccaaacaCAGTGCTTCCCCTTAGGATTGGCTGAGtgacaaaaaggcagatcaggggcagagccagcatgattcaaacacagccgtggccaatcagcatctcctcatacagatgaattgaatcaatgaatctctatgaggaaagttcagtgtctgcatgcagagagaggagatactgaatgtttggatgcattttaggcagccatgccccaggaaggatctctaacagccatttgaggagtggccag
This Pelobates fuscus isolate aPelFus1 chromosome 3, aPelFus1.pri, whole genome shotgun sequence DNA region includes the following protein-coding sequences:
- the LSM8 gene encoding LSM8 homolog, U6 small nuclear RNA associated, which translates into the protein MTSALENYINRTVAVITADGRMIVGTLKGFDQTINLILDESHERVFSSNQGVEQVVLGLYIVRGDNVAVIGEIDEETDSSLDLGNIRAEPLNSVVN